A genome region from Physeter macrocephalus isolate SW-GA chromosome 4, ASM283717v5, whole genome shotgun sequence includes the following:
- the KNCN gene encoding kinocilin isoform X1: protein MDIPISSRDFHCLQLACVALGLLAGSIIIGVSVSKAAAAVGGIFIGAAALGLLILAYPFLKARFNLDHILPTIGSLRIHPQPGPDHGEGRSSANGNKEGARSSLSTVSRTLEKLKPGGRGAGEG, encoded by the exons ATGGACATCCCCATCAGCAGCAGAGACTTCCACTGCCTGCAGCTGGCCTGCGTGGCCCTCGGCTTGCTGGCCGGCAGCATCATCATTGGTGTCTCCGTGTCCAAAGCTGCAGCTGCCGTGGGTGGAATCTTTATTGGTGCCGCTGCTCTGG GGCTCCTCATCTTGGCCTACCCCTTCCTGAAGGCTCGGTTCAACCTGGACCACATCCTGCCTACGATAG GGAGCCTGAGAATCCACCCCCAGCCAGGGCCAGACCACGGGGAAGGAAGATCCAGCGCCAATGGTAATAAAGAAG GAGCCCGCAGCAGCCTGTCCACCGTGAGCAGAACCCTGGAGAAGCTGAAGCCAGGGGgccggggggctggggagggctga
- the KNCN gene encoding kinocilin isoform X2: MDIPISSRDFHCLQLACVALGLLAGSIIIGVSVSKAAAAVGGIFIGAAALGSLRIHPQPGPDHGEGRSSANGNKEGARSSLSTVSRTLEKLKPGGRGAGEG, translated from the exons ATGGACATCCCCATCAGCAGCAGAGACTTCCACTGCCTGCAGCTGGCCTGCGTGGCCCTCGGCTTGCTGGCCGGCAGCATCATCATTGGTGTCTCCGTGTCCAAAGCTGCAGCTGCCGTGGGTGGAATCTTTATTGGTGCCGCTGCTCTGG GGAGCCTGAGAATCCACCCCCAGCCAGGGCCAGACCACGGGGAAGGAAGATCCAGCGCCAATGGTAATAAAGAAG GAGCCCGCAGCAGCCTGTCCACCGTGAGCAGAACCCTGGAGAAGCTGAAGCCAGGGGgccggggggctggggagggctga